From Zerene cesonia ecotype Mississippi chromosome 13, Zerene_cesonia_1.1, whole genome shotgun sequence, the proteins below share one genomic window:
- the LOC119831049 gene encoding protein misato encodes MPTREILTIQLGHYSNYVGAHFWNIQELSFDYTGTVKTEVNHDILYREGQTSTGEVTYTPRLLLADLKGSLKTLPATGGLESATNDDCDLTWSSVEKIEEPPASKNEFLSDIEAENPPVTQDKQYILEDNVNTWTDYLYPRFHSRTINIIKNYQHGDEHEGFDIGNTGRSIWKSDYGDVFSDNIRKYVEECDSMQGFQVNFDCYNGFSGLAIGCIEHLADEYSKSILAYPIIPSYFNDNNPVNQEERDMSNLKDSMRLVNIAMSIEELSQNVTLFVPLCTSDKGWRKPGNPRSFEHISYNPALYYHSSALLASALDTLSQKYRHKSNIYTLSDMCADLTGYGRKMAAASLRLPFAFHESEYLIDYLNTTTQPIYTPITPSCKIATDKIFQLITVRGIPENYLKAPMKEAKDQMNIPAYRCRDVKEMFELYFQANNFLSATNVTICDKPLEVKNPYPNIFSDKLNKYGFIQDDARTSNIQSCPIIAGYHNGNFMADMIEKLHREVSRIKFAKLHKFKEEGLEAADYQECLDRLAEFKDNYEDDFEL; translated from the exons atgcCAACACGTGAGATTCTTACAATTCAGCTAGGCCACTACTCCAATTATGTAGGTGCACATTTTTGGAATATACAAGAGTTAAGCTTTGATTATACTGGAACAGTAAAAACCGAAGTCAAccatgatattttatatcgaGAGGGCCAAACATCTACAGGAGAAGTTACTTACACACCAAGATTATTATTGGCAGATTTAAAAGGTTCTCTTAAAACTTTGCCAGCAACTGGTGGGCTGGAAAGTGCAACAAATGATGACTGTGATCTTACATGGTCATCTGTAGAAAAAATAGAAGAACCCCCGGCTtcaaaaaatgaatttttatctgATATTGAAGCTGAAAACCCTCCAGTCACCCaagataaacaatatattttagaagaCAATGTAAATACTTGGACTGACTACTTGTATCCCAGATTCCATTCACGgacaatcaatattataaaaaattatcaacatGGAGATGAGCAT GAAGGTTTTGATATAGGAAACACTGGCCGCTCAATATGGAAATCAGATTATGGGGATGTCTTTTCAGATAATATACGGAAATATGTAGAAGAATGTGACAGTATGCAAGGTTTTCAAGTGAATTTTGATTGTTACAATGGTTTTTCTGGATTAGCAATTGGTTGTATTGAACATTTGGCAGATGAATATTCCAAATCAATACTGGCATACCCCATAATTccttcatattttaatgataataatccTGTTAACCAAGAGGAAAGAGATATGTCAAACTTGAAAGATTCAATGAGGCTTGTTAATATTGCAATGTCAATTGAAGAACTATCACAAAATGTAACCCTTTTTGTGCCTTTATGTACTAGTGATAAGGGCTGGAGGAAACCTGGAAACCCTAGATCATTTGaacatatttcttataatcctgcattatattatcattccTCTGCTTTGCTGGCATCTGCATTAGATACCTTGAGCCAAAAGTATAgacataaaagtaatatttatacccTGTCTGATATGTGTGCTGATCTGACAGGCTATGGGAGGAAAATGGCCGCTGCCTCACTAAGATTACCATTTGCATTCCATGAGTCAGAATATCTCATTGACTACTTGAATACTACTACACAGCCTATATACACTCCAATAACACCAAGTTGTAAGATTGCAACTGACAAAATATTCCAGCTTATAACAGTGAGAGGTATTccagaaaattatttaaaagcaccAATGAAAGAGGCTAAGGATCAAATGAACATCCCAGCCTACAGGTGTAGAGATGTTAAAGAAATGTTTGAGCTGTATTTCCAAGCTAATAACTTCTTGTCTGCAACAAATGTAACAATATGTGACAAACCTTTAGAGGTGAAGAATCCATatccaaatatattttcagataaacttaataaatatggtTTTATTCAAGATGATGCTAGGACATCCAATATACAGAGTTGTCCCATTATAGCTGGATACCATAATGGAAACTTCATGGCGGATATGATAGAAAAACTACATAGAGAAGTTAGCAGAATAAAATTTgctaaattacataaatttaaagaagaaGGATTGGAAGCTGCCGACTACCAGGAGTGCCTTGATAGACTTGCTGAATTTAAGGATAATTACGAAGATGATTTTGAACTATaa